In one Methanobrevibacter arboriphilus genomic region, the following are encoded:
- a CDS encoding CDP-2,3-bis-(O-geranylgeranyl)-sn-glycerol synthase: protein MMSELAAFIMTCLSAVYFIMPAYIANLSGLAFGGTTPVDFGKNFIDGHRIIGNGVTWKGLIFGTITGTLVGAIEGVLIWDPVYGLIVGFLLSFGALLGDAAGSFIKRRLGINRGRPAPILDQLDFIAGALILASLYTTISSETVIIIAILTLIIHLISNMVAYLLGMKEVWY from the coding sequence ATAATGTCAGAATTAGCTGCTTTTATTATGACCTGTCTAAGTGCAGTATACTTTATAATGCCTGCCTATATTGCAAATCTCAGTGGACTTGCATTTGGAGGAACAACACCAGTAGATTTTGGGAAAAATTTCATTGATGGACATAGGATTATAGGAAATGGAGTAACTTGGAAAGGACTAATTTTTGGAACAATAACTGGGACTCTCGTGGGAGCTATAGAAGGAGTCTTGATTTGGGACCCAGTATATGGGTTAATTGTGGGTTTCCTTTTAAGTTTTGGTGCATTATTGGGTGATGCGGCTGGAAGTTTTATTAAAAGAAGGTTAGGCATAAATAGAGGCAGACCTGCTCCAATATTAGATCAACTAGATTTTATTGCGGGAGCATTGATTTTAGCATCATTATACACAACCATAAGCTCAGAAACAGTGATAATAATTGCAATACTTACATTAATAATCCATTTAATATCAAACATGGTTGCATATCTCCTTGGAATGAAAGAAGTTTGGTATTAG